A window from Hemicordylus capensis ecotype Gifberg chromosome 2, rHemCap1.1.pri, whole genome shotgun sequence encodes these proteins:
- the DNAJB5 gene encoding dnaJ homolog subfamily B member 5 isoform X2, whose protein sequence is MFRIKLEPLKISTWAMNVFVKFRNKESAAGAVSTMGKDYYKALGIQSGANEDEVKKAYRKMALKYHPDKNKDPNAEEKFKEIAEAYDVLSDPKKRAVYDQYGEEGLKTGGGSSGSSGNTFHYTFHGDPHATFASFFGGSNPFDIFFTSGRSRVFNGFDHEDMDVDDDSDDPFSAFGRFGFNGINGVHRRHPEPIHMRRKVQDPPVVHELKVSLEEIYHGATKRMKITRRRLNPDGRTLRTEDKILNIVIKRGWKEGTKITFPKEGDATPDNIPADIVFILKDKQHAHFRRDGTNIIYTAMISLKEALCGCTVNIPTVDGRVIPLPCNDIIKPGTVKRLRGEGLPFPKVPTQRGDLIVEFKVRFPDRIAPQTRQILKQHLPCS, encoded by the exons ATGTTCAGAATCAAGCTAGAGCCTTTAAAAATTAGCACTTGGGCCATGAATGTCTTTGTGAAGTTCCG GAATAAAGAGTCTGCAGCTGGGGCCGTCTCCACCATGGGGAAGGATTACTACAAGGCCCTGGGGATCCAGTCGGGGGCCAACGAAGATGAGGTCAAGAAAGCCTACCGGAAGATGGCCTTGAAGTATCATCCTGATAAGAACAAGGATCCCAACGCTGAGGAGAAGTTCAAGGAAATCGCAGAGGCCTACGATGTGCTGAGTGACCCCAAGAAACGGGCCGTCTATGACCAATATGGGGAGGAAG GGCTGAAGACGGGTGGTGGCTCCTCGGGCAGCTCAGGGAACACCTTCCACTACACCTTCCACGGGGACCCTCACGCCACCTTTGCCTCTTTCTTCGGGGGCTCCAACCCTTTTGACATCTTCTTCACCAGTGGCCGTTCTCGGGTGTTCAATGGCTTTGACCACGAGGACATGGATGTGGATGATGACAGTGATGATCCATTCAGCGCCTTTGGTCGGTTTGGATTCAATGGCATCAATGGGGTGCACCGGAGACACCCCGAGCCCATCCATATGCGTCGGAAGGTGCAGGATCCGCCGGTGGTCCATGAGCTAAAGGTCTCGCTAGAAGAAATCTACCACGGTGCTACCAAGCGAATGAAGATCACCCGCCGGCGGCTGAACCCAGATGGAAGAACGCTGCGGACTGAGGATAAGATCTTGAACATCGTCATCAAGCGTGGCTGGAAAGAGGGCACCAAGATCACCTTCCCCAAGGAAGGGGATGCCACACCAGACAACATCCCTGCTGACATCGTCTTCATCTTGAAGGACAAGCAGCATGCTCACTTCAGGCGGGATGGGACAAACATCATCTACACGGCCATGATCAGTCTTAAAGAG GCCTTGTGCGGCTGCACCGTGAACATTCCCACCGTCGACGGGCGCGTCATCCCCCTGCCCTGCAACGACATCATCAAGCCCGGCACTGTGAAGAGGCTGCGTGGCGAGGGGCTGCCTTTCCCCAAGGTGCCCACCCAGCGCGGAGACTTGATTGTCGAGTTCAAAGTCCGCTTCCCGGACAGAATAGCCCCCCAGACCCGGCAGATCCTCAAGCAACACCTGCCCTGCTCCtag
- the DNAJB5 gene encoding dnaJ homolog subfamily B member 5 isoform X1: MRAGRGAPLLGRGGPLGMPVAPAEGPRRETRRRRLRNKESAAGAVSTMGKDYYKALGIQSGANEDEVKKAYRKMALKYHPDKNKDPNAEEKFKEIAEAYDVLSDPKKRAVYDQYGEEGLKTGGGSSGSSGNTFHYTFHGDPHATFASFFGGSNPFDIFFTSGRSRVFNGFDHEDMDVDDDSDDPFSAFGRFGFNGINGVHRRHPEPIHMRRKVQDPPVVHELKVSLEEIYHGATKRMKITRRRLNPDGRTLRTEDKILNIVIKRGWKEGTKITFPKEGDATPDNIPADIVFILKDKQHAHFRRDGTNIIYTAMISLKEALCGCTVNIPTVDGRVIPLPCNDIIKPGTVKRLRGEGLPFPKVPTQRGDLIVEFKVRFPDRIAPQTRQILKQHLPCS, encoded by the exons GAATAAAGAGTCTGCAGCTGGGGCCGTCTCCACCATGGGGAAGGATTACTACAAGGCCCTGGGGATCCAGTCGGGGGCCAACGAAGATGAGGTCAAGAAAGCCTACCGGAAGATGGCCTTGAAGTATCATCCTGATAAGAACAAGGATCCCAACGCTGAGGAGAAGTTCAAGGAAATCGCAGAGGCCTACGATGTGCTGAGTGACCCCAAGAAACGGGCCGTCTATGACCAATATGGGGAGGAAG GGCTGAAGACGGGTGGTGGCTCCTCGGGCAGCTCAGGGAACACCTTCCACTACACCTTCCACGGGGACCCTCACGCCACCTTTGCCTCTTTCTTCGGGGGCTCCAACCCTTTTGACATCTTCTTCACCAGTGGCCGTTCTCGGGTGTTCAATGGCTTTGACCACGAGGACATGGATGTGGATGATGACAGTGATGATCCATTCAGCGCCTTTGGTCGGTTTGGATTCAATGGCATCAATGGGGTGCACCGGAGACACCCCGAGCCCATCCATATGCGTCGGAAGGTGCAGGATCCGCCGGTGGTCCATGAGCTAAAGGTCTCGCTAGAAGAAATCTACCACGGTGCTACCAAGCGAATGAAGATCACCCGCCGGCGGCTGAACCCAGATGGAAGAACGCTGCGGACTGAGGATAAGATCTTGAACATCGTCATCAAGCGTGGCTGGAAAGAGGGCACCAAGATCACCTTCCCCAAGGAAGGGGATGCCACACCAGACAACATCCCTGCTGACATCGTCTTCATCTTGAAGGACAAGCAGCATGCTCACTTCAGGCGGGATGGGACAAACATCATCTACACGGCCATGATCAGTCTTAAAGAG GCCTTGTGCGGCTGCACCGTGAACATTCCCACCGTCGACGGGCGCGTCATCCCCCTGCCCTGCAACGACATCATCAAGCCCGGCACTGTGAAGAGGCTGCGTGGCGAGGGGCTGCCTTTCCCCAAGGTGCCCACCCAGCGCGGAGACTTGATTGTCGAGTTCAAAGTCCGCTTCCCGGACAGAATAGCCCCCCAGACCCGGCAGATCCTCAAGCAACACCTGCCCTGCTCCtag
- the DNAJB5 gene encoding dnaJ homolog subfamily B member 5 isoform X3, whose translation MPAILLFWSRVERNKESAAGAVSTMGKDYYKALGIQSGANEDEVKKAYRKMALKYHPDKNKDPNAEEKFKEIAEAYDVLSDPKKRAVYDQYGEEGLKTGGGSSGSSGNTFHYTFHGDPHATFASFFGGSNPFDIFFTSGRSRVFNGFDHEDMDVDDDSDDPFSAFGRFGFNGINGVHRRHPEPIHMRRKVQDPPVVHELKVSLEEIYHGATKRMKITRRRLNPDGRTLRTEDKILNIVIKRGWKEGTKITFPKEGDATPDNIPADIVFILKDKQHAHFRRDGTNIIYTAMISLKEALCGCTVNIPTVDGRVIPLPCNDIIKPGTVKRLRGEGLPFPKVPTQRGDLIVEFKVRFPDRIAPQTRQILKQHLPCS comes from the exons GAATAAAGAGTCTGCAGCTGGGGCCGTCTCCACCATGGGGAAGGATTACTACAAGGCCCTGGGGATCCAGTCGGGGGCCAACGAAGATGAGGTCAAGAAAGCCTACCGGAAGATGGCCTTGAAGTATCATCCTGATAAGAACAAGGATCCCAACGCTGAGGAGAAGTTCAAGGAAATCGCAGAGGCCTACGATGTGCTGAGTGACCCCAAGAAACGGGCCGTCTATGACCAATATGGGGAGGAAG GGCTGAAGACGGGTGGTGGCTCCTCGGGCAGCTCAGGGAACACCTTCCACTACACCTTCCACGGGGACCCTCACGCCACCTTTGCCTCTTTCTTCGGGGGCTCCAACCCTTTTGACATCTTCTTCACCAGTGGCCGTTCTCGGGTGTTCAATGGCTTTGACCACGAGGACATGGATGTGGATGATGACAGTGATGATCCATTCAGCGCCTTTGGTCGGTTTGGATTCAATGGCATCAATGGGGTGCACCGGAGACACCCCGAGCCCATCCATATGCGTCGGAAGGTGCAGGATCCGCCGGTGGTCCATGAGCTAAAGGTCTCGCTAGAAGAAATCTACCACGGTGCTACCAAGCGAATGAAGATCACCCGCCGGCGGCTGAACCCAGATGGAAGAACGCTGCGGACTGAGGATAAGATCTTGAACATCGTCATCAAGCGTGGCTGGAAAGAGGGCACCAAGATCACCTTCCCCAAGGAAGGGGATGCCACACCAGACAACATCCCTGCTGACATCGTCTTCATCTTGAAGGACAAGCAGCATGCTCACTTCAGGCGGGATGGGACAAACATCATCTACACGGCCATGATCAGTCTTAAAGAG GCCTTGTGCGGCTGCACCGTGAACATTCCCACCGTCGACGGGCGCGTCATCCCCCTGCCCTGCAACGACATCATCAAGCCCGGCACTGTGAAGAGGCTGCGTGGCGAGGGGCTGCCTTTCCCCAAGGTGCCCACCCAGCGCGGAGACTTGATTGTCGAGTTCAAAGTCCGCTTCCCGGACAGAATAGCCCCCCAGACCCGGCAGATCCTCAAGCAACACCTGCCCTGCTCCtag